The Silene latifolia isolate original U9 population chromosome Y, ASM4854445v1, whole genome shotgun sequence sequence CCAGGCctggttttggacgaaaaatcctttcgtccaaggcccaattcgtgtattttttttttaattttttttgtttccgactcgttttgtataaaacaattaaaatgattaatttccgtctttgtattatattttttttattttttattttttccgacaattcaaataattaattaccgtctttatattatatttttatctttaatatttccgactcgttttgtataaaacaattaaaataattaattaccgtctttgtattatttttattttattttttatttattccgACTTGTTCCGTAGCAAATAATTAATTTTTAACTAATTTATCGAAATGCGTGCGCCGGCGATTAACGATGGAGACGGTATTGATTACTCAGATCATTTTACGACTACCTTGTTCTTTGCATCAAGTATGGAAGCGTTTAATTGGGCATATGAGATCGGACTCCGGctcgggtttggtataaaaaGAGCAAGCAACAAGAGAGTTGGTCGTAACACGAATTTGAGACAAGATTATTTTGTTTGTCGGATGGGTGGAAAAGGTCTCGTAAATAAGGATGCCGATTCTTTAATGAGGGGTAACACGGCTACCGCGTGGTGCAAATGCAAATTTTCAATGAAAGTTATTGAATTAGAAGAAAATAAGTGGAAGCTTATGATGAGATCCGGGTTTCATAATCATGCTTtaacgttgtattgtgacggcgacaGATACTTTGCAAAGTTTGATGAAGAGGAGTTGGCTTATATCGATGCCCAAGTTAGAGCTCATGTTAAACCGGCAATTATTAGTGCGGGTTTGCATCAGCGGAATATGGAAAAGTCAAGACCTAATCGGCGACAAATCTACAATCGTTCTCAGAAAGTAAGGGCCGAGGAAAGAGATGGGAGAAACCCGGCACAACAGATGTTAGCCCTTGCGGTTCAGCATAAGTACGTTCCTTATTTGGTCACTAATCAGGAGACCGATGAGCTAACCCACATGTTCATGGCTCATCCAGAAGCCGTTAAGATGTTTCGATCATACTATTATGTGGTATTGATCGATTCCACGTACAAGACAAATTTataccgtcttccgcttgttgaGATGGTTGGAGTCACACCCATCGGGAAAAGCTTTGTCATGCGTATGCTCTTGTGAAGCATGAGTTCGAGGATGGATATTTGTGGGTCTTACGGAAACTGAAGGCCCTTCTCAATGATGCTGTTCAACCTAATGCTATTGTTACTGATTGCGAGGTAGGTTTGTTGAACGCGATTCCCATTCTTTTTCCGGATTCGTCTCACTTGATATGTCTTTGGCATATATATTCTAACGTGGAGACGAAAGCACTTGATATCACGGGTCAGGATAGTTGGGCTAAGCACATAACTTGTAACTTGTTTGAAGCGGTTGTCGAGGTGGAGACCGAAGATAAGTTTAATGTGGCGTGGGGCAATTTGGCAAGGAAATGGGCGGGAGTGGCGGCTTATATtgagaggcaatggttcccgcactTGGAAAAATGGGCCAAGTATAGAACGAACAAGATAACTCATTTTGAGAATACTTCTACATCCCGGGTTGAGTCGGCTCATGCGAATTTGAAGAGATGGTTGAATAGCGCGAAACTGGCCGTTGATAGCATCTGGATTAGGTTTCATTCTATGATGGAAATGCAACATGTTGAGATCCGACACTCGTTGGAGTTATCTAGATCGAGGCGGTTGACGGGGATTCAGCAATTATTTTCCATACTTTCTTTAAAAATATCAAAGAATGCCATTAGTGAATTGCGTGAAGAATTCGAAAGAGGTGCCAAGATGACGGAAGATGCCTTGATTATCGATTGCGGTTGTGTAAAGGCTACTACACTTGGTTTGTTATGTGCTTGTTCACTTCATCGCATTGCTAGAAATGGATCTCGGGTCCCTGTTGATGTGTTACATGCATTTTGGAGGAAGTTGGAGTACGATGGTTCGGAGATAATGCCGACTTGTGACGATGATCGATTGGAGGAGTTATTCGATGAAATTCGGAATGCAGATCCGAGTATGAGATCATCCATGTTCGATGGCCTTTACTCTCAGATACATCCGGAAGAGGAGGATGTTAATGAGCCTCGGGTGAACGAGAACCCTAGAGGGCGCCGAGTAGGGGAACTCGTAGAGAGCCATCCGCCGTTGAGCATGCACGGGTTCAGGTTCGAGTAGGCAGTGCTACGCCCCAAAGAAACGCGTCTCCCAACGAACTCCGTCTATTACCCCCCGTTCCACTCCGACGGTTCCTGTTACTCCGTCTACTACTCCCCGTTCCACTCCGACGGTTCGTTTTACTCCGTCTAGTACCCCCCGATCCACTCAAACGGGCCCCGGTACACCGTCTACCACGACTACCACGAGTACGGGGAGTTTCAGCACGTCGTATTGCGCACCTTTTGAGGTAGACTACACCATTGGTCATTCGAGGTACTTTCCTTATCTTGACTTTTTGCCTTCCTGGTTTCACGAGCATCTAGAAGCGTGGTTTAATCCTTCCAGAGACGGTCATTGTGGTTTTCGAGTTCTCTCACATGCTGTTCGGGGTGACCAATCTCATTTCACGATGGCTAGAATATATTTACTTAGGGAAATCCGTAGTCCCCTTTACCGTGATCATATTTATGTCCCAGTGAGATTTGATGCGGAGGTAGCTAGAATTAAATTTATGGATCAGATACCGTGTGGCTCGGGTCATTGGATGGACAGTTTCGATCTATATGATTATGCTACGATGTACAATTGGGTGATATGTTGTATTGCTGATCATGAAGGTCACCGACATTGGAATAGTAGTTATACTTATTTGCCTTTACGAGCCCCCACCGGAGTACGTACCCCATATGGTGTCTTATGGGTATTACATGCGGGAAACCACTATTTGAGGCTCCGTGTACGCCCCTTATCACCTATGCCTCCAATAGCACCTTGTTGGGTACATGATGAAAGCGTAGCTCATTATAGTGGCATGTATCGTCATCAGCTATCTTTATGGCGCAGTTTCGCGAGTTGATCTTAGCTTTTATTTGTCCGATTATTGTAACTTATATTTTATATATCCGAATATTGtaccttatattttatttatccgattattgtagtttattatcctcttaattcgattaaatgacttaaaacataatttaattaaaatattccttaaaacacaatttgacatattttaattaaaacattccttAATTTGAAATACAACGACATTACATAAACCacttaaaacataattaaaacataaaccacttaaaacataccctaaaccccaaaccccaaacccaaaccctaaaccctaaaccccaaaccccaaacccaaaccctaaaccctaaaccctaaaccccaaaccccaaaccctaaaccctaaaccccaaacctcaAACCCATGCCATAAATGATTATTatttaaaacataacataattaaataactatcgaacttaattatcttccgatgatgaagatgacgattccttatcttcttcatgatCTTGAACCTCAATTTTTTCAGGTTGGGTAGACATATATTGAGTCAACAAATCATTGATGTAGAGATAAAGATTTCCTTGGTTGATCACTCTACCGGCACATAAGTCTGATAGTCTTGGGTAATCGATCACGGTGAGGATGCGCTCAAAATATGTAAAGATATCACTTCTTAACCtgcgaaactcccacatcttctcgtttagtgcttcatcagaaacaacctcatctctaactgctggagttagaacatgatccgggtttccggttaaaattatacaaaggctaccaattggaggctcttcaagcatgtgccatacagtggcactgggaaccactgattcaagacgctcaattagaactggtaaattttgaacaattagatCGATTCTGCCTTGATAACCTCTGAGTTTTTGAgtatttgtgagaaccattttagtattgtagtgagtgaatcggattggttgttgtgattgaaattgacatagaatggcctatttataagctatttactataacggtaacatttgaattataacggctattttgaattgtaacggtaacatttgaattataacggttattttgaattgtaaTGGTAACATTTAAATTGTAAAGGTAACTTTTAAATtctaacggttattttgaattgtaacggctatttttgaattataacggttattttgaattgtaaTGGTAACATTTAAATTGTAACGGTAACTTTTAAATtctaacggttattttgaattataacggtaacatttgaattgtaacggttatttttccCTATATAAACCTCTACATATTCTTGTATTtttgcactcatcttcaactatttctattttccaatcatcttcatcttcttccattttcttcttcAACTTTCTACTTATGTCAACATCATCCTGAAAGTGGGGAAACCACCCAATTGAAGGCTCTGATTTTAAGATTCAAATTTGCAATCGTTGTCACAAAAACGCTATCATAAAGATTTCCGGGTCAGTTACTAATCCGAAAAAAGCGTATTTTAAGTGTGTACCTTGCGATCATTTTGTGTCGTGGTTGACTGAAGATCATTTGACAATAACAAAAAAGTTGAATATAGCATGTGAAGatgatgatgcatcaagtggaaATGTCATGAAAGAGCAAGTGATAGGTATAAAAAAGGAGATTTCGGAAATGTCAAGGATGACAaagttttatttcaagtgtatcttgtatttgtttgttttcattatgttggCCATTGTCATGAAGTAGTGAGTATTTCCAGAAATGTATTAATTTGCATCAGTTGCTATGTATTCAAGAAATTTAGGAAATTTCAGAATTAAACAAGGTTCAATTAGTCAACTAACATAATCATCCAACATAAAAATTGTCTCCAAAAACGTACAACATAAataaaaacaaacacaaatagtCTCCCGACTACTGATCATCCTCTTCCTCGCTATCAGTGTACACACCATCTGCTCTACGCTGAACACGATCACCGGGTGTTTGACGAGGTCCTCTATTACGTATAATCTCCCTAGCCCTCTCAACCAATGGGTCGATGTTCTTCATCATCTTGCGGAAGAAGGAAAGCTGTTTCTTGTCATCGGTAATCCTTCCGGCCTCAGCAAACTGAAACACTAAAGCACGTGCAGGctgcaaattgacaaaaataactaaaacattataaacattatCGACGAACAGTAAAAAAGTTAAACAATTATTACAACAACTGTAAGTAAAATTATTACCTCAGCAGGAACATCAAAATGGTCCTGTGCAGCGGGGGCATCATGGTGGTCGGGATCAATGATCAACGGGTGAGAATTCCCATTATACCAAGCCTCATAATCTGGCGCCGTCTCACCAGGGAAACTAACTGGGCTCGATCTATGAGAAAGGTGAACCACGTGATCCTGCCAGCAATCCCAAAGATGACCAGTCTCCGCAACCCCGACCCTAACCTCGTACCCTAACCCC is a genomic window containing:
- the LOC141627794 gene encoding uncharacterized protein LOC141627794, whose amino-acid sequence is MRAPAINDGDGIDYSDHFTTTLFFASSMEAFNWAYEIGLRLGFGIKRASNKRVGRNTNLRQDYFVCRMGGKGLVNKDADSLMRGNTATAWCKCKFSMKVIELEENKWKLMMRSGFHNHALTLYCDGDRYFAKFDEEELAYIDAQVRAHVKPAIISAGLHQRNMEKSRPNRRQIYNRSQKVRAEERDGRNPAQQMLALAVQHKYVPYLVTNQETDELTHMFMAHPEAVKMFRSYYYVHEFEDGYLWVLRKLKALLNDAVQPNAIVTDCEVGLLNAIPILFPDSSHLICLWHIYSNVETKALDITGQDSWAKHITCNLFEAVVEVETEDKFNVAWGNLARKWAGVAAYIERQWFPHLEKWAKYRTNKITHFENTSTSRVESAHANLKRWLNSAKLAVDSIWIRFHSMMEMQHVEIRHSLELSRSRRLTGIQQLFSILSLKISKNAISELREEFERGAKMTEDALIIDCGCVKATTLGLLCACSLHRIARNGSRVPVDVLHAFWRKLEYDGSEIMPTCDDDRLEELFDEIRNADPSMRSSMFDGLYSQIHPEEEDVNEPRVNENPRGRRVGELVESHPPLSMHGFRFE